In the Pyrolobus fumarii 1A genome, one interval contains:
- a CDS encoding SLC13 family permease, which yields MESHVNEGVSRRKIVTFVLLAIIGSAIIAALLPSLHVPETEEFLIIHKVFSKKVCKENIIEIVLEGKVLHEALEKGSIDVSELCKFVSLNDPVVKQKQTIAAVIFYVSILAAITFWERRVAAVFLGFVALILTGVLPFRMALESMELGLILFLISMMIVVGYLKESGFLRFITVKVVALAGGSPTRFLFILMLLSFVLAALVDEVSSIVYVTLLVLETAELLGLNPIPWLIVAVFATNLGSAATMIGNPIGIYIGLFFEKGFTDFLRYASPAAFTALLVAYPISLRYLERRGEIGKMKRALGKRIELDPWAEVKNKTDFYLSAVLFVLTILGIALHTELAVLVQIILTALYGENAKHMMYVTPHDMLVIVPVISAAIVIARTGFSARKLVEERVEWWALLFFMFLFAEAATLSYTGVTDVLAYLILAAVGGEMNVWTGLNANLLVLVVTAVASGFVDNMPIIVALSPVAKTLMSIELPGGEMLPWSLLFGGTMGGNLTIIGSTANIVAIGIAEKRGFRISFQEWIKIGAIVVAATLVVAYIWLALHVIEVIV from the coding sequence ATGGAGAGTCATGTGAATGAGGGCGTTAGTAGGAGGAAGATAGTGACGTTTGTGTTGCTAGCGATTATAGGATCGGCTATCATAGCTGCACTGTTACCCTCACTCCATGTGCCTGAGACGGAAGAGTTCCTAATTATTCACAAGGTGTTCAGCAAGAAGGTGTGTAAGGAGAACATAATCGAAATCGTGCTAGAGGGTAAGGTGCTACACGAGGCGCTTGAGAAGGGGAGTATCGACGTTAGTGAGTTGTGTAAGTTCGTCTCTCTAAACGATCCTGTTGTGAAGCAAAAGCAGACAATAGCGGCAGTGATATTCTACGTGTCAATACTCGCAGCTATAACCTTCTGGGAGCGTAGGGTAGCAGCAGTCTTCCTAGGCTTCGTTGCGCTGATACTAACTGGCGTATTGCCATTCCGCATGGCACTTGAGAGTATGGAGCTAGGCTTGATACTATTCCTCATATCTATGATGATTGTCGTTGGCTACTTGAAAGAGAGCGGCTTCCTGCGCTTCATAACAGTTAAGGTTGTAGCGTTAGCAGGAGGCAGTCCTACCAGATTCCTCTTCATACTCATGCTACTGTCGTTCGTGTTAGCCGCGCTTGTAGACGAGGTATCCAGCATAGTGTATGTTACCTTACTGGTGTTGGAGACGGCTGAACTGCTGGGCCTTAATCCTATACCATGGCTCATAGTAGCGGTATTTGCGACAAACCTTGGCAGTGCCGCGACTATGATAGGCAACCCCATAGGCATCTACATAGGCCTGTTCTTCGAGAAAGGCTTCACAGACTTCCTGCGCTACGCATCGCCAGCTGCCTTTACAGCTCTCCTAGTGGCGTACCCGATATCATTGCGCTATCTCGAGAGACGGGGCGAAATAGGAAAGATGAAGAGAGCGTTGGGCAAGCGTATAGAGCTTGACCCGTGGGCCGAGGTAAAGAACAAAACCGACTTCTACCTATCGGCTGTGCTGTTCGTCCTGACGATACTAGGTATAGCGCTTCACACAGAACTAGCGGTGTTAGTGCAGATAATCCTTACAGCCTTGTACGGCGAAAATGCGAAGCATATGATGTACGTAACGCCGCACGATATGCTAGTGATTGTACCCGTGATATCCGCGGCAATTGTGATAGCTAGAACCGGGTTCTCTGCGAGAAAGCTAGTAGAGGAGCGCGTCGAATGGTGGGCGCTGCTATTCTTCATGTTCCTATTTGCTGAGGCAGCCACCCTCAGTTATACCGGCGTCACAGACGTCCTAGCCTACCTGATACTCGCGGCAGTGGGGGGCGAGATGAACGTCTGGACAGGCCTTAATGCTAACCTACTAGTTCTAGTAGTCACGGCCGTCGCGAGCGGCTTCGTCGACAACATGCCGATTATAGTTGCGCTCTCGCCAGTAGCGAAAACGCTAATGAGTATAGAGTTGCCGGGTGGTGAAATGCTGCCTTGGAGCCTGTTATTCGGCGGCACCATGGGTGGCAACTTGACCATCATTGGTAGCACTGCTAACATTGTGGCTATTGGTATAGCGGAGAAGAGGGGCTTCCGCATATCGTTCCAAGAGTGGATAAAGATTGGAGCAATAGTGGTAGCGGCAACCCTTGTAGTAGCATACATATGGCTTGCACTGCATGTGATAGAGGTGATAGTGTAA
- a CDS encoding DUF123 domain-containing protein codes for MKLSVHLAIRIDKRGKRIVVLEPGFYVYVGSGWGPGGLRARLKRHLMDRRRRLHWHIDRLLASGYARPVCVVYSVGCNAEKRIARVLSTVFDPIPGFGSSDDKESASHLFRLAASSCSGHVMCYLLVSCLTRSCGAACIAGGDVDGESCE; via the coding sequence TTGAAACTAAGCGTGCATCTAGCTATACGTATAGACAAGCGGGGTAAACGCATAGTTGTTCTCGAGCCGGGCTTCTATGTCTATGTGGGGAGTGGCTGGGGGCCCGGAGGGCTAAGAGCGCGTCTAAAGAGGCATTTAATGGATAGGCGGCGGAGGCTGCACTGGCACATAGATAGGTTGCTTGCAAGCGGGTATGCAAGGCCTGTATGTGTAGTGTATAGTGTTGGTTGTAACGCGGAGAAGAGAATAGCGCGTGTACTCTCAACGGTGTTTGACCCTATCCCTGGTTTCGGCTCTAGCGATGACAAGGAGAGCGCGTCTCATCTTTTCCGTCTTGCAGCCTCTAGTTGTTCGGGGCATGTCATGTGCTACTTACTAGTTAGTTGTTTAACCCGCTCTTGTGGTGCGGCCTGCATAGCAGGTGGCGATGTTGATGGAGAGTCATGTGAATGA
- the lrs14 gene encoding HTH-type transcriptional regulator Lrs14: MELAAIEIAAQRVKLPSGREITPLEALKFCYNLSETDIEILIVMLQGGKYDVETLANKLGLSKATINRSLNKLAAIGFVERERETRKTAGRPRYFYYIRDPANLLSKIQNDLDFCAKAFEEGIKNMLLSSLRKAVAKTNE; encoded by the coding sequence GTGGAGTTGGCTGCAATAGAGATAGCTGCTCAACGAGTTAAATTACCCAGCGGCCGGGAGATAACGCCATTAGAGGCGTTGAAATTCTGCTACAACTTGTCAGAGACCGACATAGAGATACTGATCGTGATGCTGCAAGGTGGTAAGTATGACGTCGAGACTCTTGCAAACAAACTAGGGCTTAGCAAGGCTACCATTAACCGTTCATTAAACAAGCTAGCGGCGATAGGGTTCGTTGAGCGTGAAAGAGAGACGAGGAAGACTGCGGGTAGGCCACGCTACTTCTACTATATACGCGACCCTGCAAATCTGCTATCAAAGATACAGAACGACCTAGACTTCTGTGCAAAAGCGTTCGAAGAGGGTATAAAGAACATGCTACTATCATCTCTACGCAAGGCTGTAGCCAAGACTAACGAGTAG
- a CDS encoding radical SAM protein has product MWRVKLFEPGDKYLAISITGHSCSLQCDYCRGRWLRGMIPAPTPAMLERLLDKIVSKGVTGILISGGFTREARLPFEPFIGVLKRFKMKTRVVISMHTGFISEKQAKMLLDIVDVIDYEVPLTNTHLSMMHVWHRKPIDYIYNAAMLKDMGFHVAPHVLLGLPGVSVSEESEMLSMLARLVKPDILVMLYHLETKHRPRDVVNRLLLAVRTVRGYVNEVSLGCMRPLFLKNYEEIVMSVFDRIAVPTLRLKKLIQRVYPFCCSVPRSLLVSLGYSLA; this is encoded by the coding sequence ATGTGGAGAGTCAAACTATTCGAACCTGGTGACAAGTATCTAGCGATTAGCATAACCGGGCATAGTTGCAGCCTTCAATGCGATTACTGTCGTGGAAGATGGCTCCGTGGTATGATACCCGCTCCCACACCTGCAATGCTAGAGAGACTCCTGGACAAGATTGTCTCCAAGGGTGTAACCGGGATATTAATCAGTGGAGGATTTACCCGTGAGGCAAGGCTGCCATTTGAGCCATTTATCGGAGTGTTAAAGCGCTTCAAAATGAAAACAAGAGTTGTAATCTCGATGCATACAGGATTCATTAGTGAAAAGCAAGCAAAGATGTTGCTTGACATAGTAGACGTAATCGACTATGAGGTGCCCTTGACCAACACGCATCTTAGCATGATGCATGTATGGCACCGTAAGCCCATAGATTACATATACAATGCTGCTATGTTGAAAGACATGGGCTTCCATGTAGCACCTCATGTTCTGTTAGGCTTGCCTGGTGTAAGCGTAAGTGAAGAGAGTGAAATGCTGAGTATGTTGGCTCGTCTAGTAAAGCCGGACATCCTAGTGATGCTATATCACCTTGAGACAAAGCATAGGCCTCGGGATGTGGTCAACCGATTGTTGCTGGCAGTTAGAACGGTAAGAGGATATGTTAACGAGGTTTCACTCGGTTGCATGCGTCCTCTGTTCCTCAAAAACTATGAAGAGATTGTTATGTCGGTATTTGACCGGATAGCCGTGCCGACATTAAGACTGAAAAAGCTGATTCAAAGGGTGTATCCGTTTTGCTGCTCGGTTCCTCGTAGTCTACTCGTTAGTCTTGGCTACAGCCTTGCGTAG
- a CDS encoding radical SAM protein, with the protein MHVYVSLATLFVLRGEKLPRWMRRVAYLLMDGKCVATCAYCELSGAPVAGERVKLSRVTWYKVDLREIVSALSEFERVCIQTVIGPNMGRKLVQLVRIIARVNPRISVSIAVAGKPLLEELRDEGVETLGIGLDAATPRLAMKLGKPYPYSLYMRTLRDAVEVFGDRRVYVHLIVGVGEKASELAATMRHVKRLGGRIALFAYTPSAKLGGKPPSLCYYRGAQLYRQLLDEGVNPDSYITPSPFNPQGWVLKRTPPLEIVERAIVTSGCPACNRPYYNERPRGTLYNIPWEPDKREVYEALEALRACGESNYSNLVTSI; encoded by the coding sequence GTGCATGTCTACGTCTCGTTGGCGACTCTATTCGTACTGCGTGGCGAGAAGCTCCCTCGCTGGATGAGACGCGTAGCCTACCTACTTATGGACGGAAAGTGTGTAGCTACATGCGCTTATTGCGAGTTGAGTGGTGCCCCCGTTGCAGGTGAGAGGGTAAAGCTGTCTAGAGTAACATGGTACAAGGTTGATTTGCGCGAGATCGTCTCTGCTCTTAGTGAATTTGAACGCGTATGTATACAGACGGTCATCGGACCTAATATGGGACGGAAACTAGTACAGCTAGTGCGTATTATAGCAAGAGTTAATCCCCGTATTTCAGTCTCGATAGCAGTTGCGGGTAAACCGCTCCTAGAGGAGCTTAGAGACGAAGGCGTAGAGACACTGGGAATCGGGCTAGATGCAGCGACGCCAAGGCTTGCTATGAAGCTAGGCAAACCATATCCCTATAGCCTGTACATGCGTACTTTGCGAGATGCGGTGGAAGTGTTTGGAGATAGGCGAGTATACGTGCATCTCATAGTCGGTGTTGGAGAGAAGGCCAGTGAGCTAGCGGCTACAATGAGACACGTCAAGAGGCTTGGCGGCAGAATAGCTCTGTTCGCATACACTCCTAGCGCTAAGCTGGGGGGTAAGCCACCAAGCCTATGTTACTATCGGGGCGCCCAACTATACCGTCAATTGCTCGATGAGGGTGTAAACCCTGACTCCTACATAACACCATCACCTTTCAATCCACAAGGTTGGGTGTTGAAGAGAACCCCGCCGTTAGAGATTGTTGAGCGTGCAATAGTGACCAGCGGGTGCCCCGCTTGTAACCGCCCATACTACAACGAGCGCCCAAGAGGCACACTCTACAATATACCCTGGGAGCCAGACAAGCGAGAGGTGTATGAGGCTCTAGAGGCGCTAAGAGCATGTGGAGAGTCAAACTATTCGAACCTGGTGACAAGTATCTAG
- a CDS encoding ribbon-helix-helix domain-containing protein, which translates to MAAYNAGEAFRKRDAESFTHDVTSSDAGMIMHPRSMPTVFELPAGGRKKVVSVKMESSLVEELDRVWQELGYTSRSQFIREAIVYYMVVARAVKDGNLCLCECNTTPNARRLEDVLAEKIAEYVTEEGIENDMF; encoded by the coding sequence TTGGCTGCATACAATGCTGGAGAGGCTTTCCGTAAAAGAGACGCTGAGAGCTTCACACATGATGTCACAAGCAGTGACGCTGGAATGATAATGCATCCTCGCTCCATGCCGACCGTCTTTGAATTGCCAGCAGGTGGTAGAAAGAAGGTAGTGTCGGTTAAGATGGAGTCTAGTCTTGTTGAGGAACTCGACCGCGTGTGGCAAGAATTGGGGTACACCTCACGCTCCCAGTTCATACGAGAGGCTATAGTGTACTACATGGTAGTGGCGCGTGCAGTCAAAGACGGTAATCTTTGCCTCTGCGAGTGTAACACGACTCCAAACGCTCGCAGATTAGAGGATGTCCTGGCAGAGAAGATAGCAGAGTATGTTACAGAAGAGGGCATCGAGAACGATATGTTTTAA
- a CDS encoding ZPR1 zinc finger domain-containing protein, which produces MEQRLPEPVKLHEEKTKCPACNKETLEVQVYLYQVPIIGPVTMAVGRCSNCGFTFRDVRVAEQKSPQILRLKVTKPEHLNVLVVRAPSATVKIRGLSEEGDLEMKPGPVADGFITTVEGVLHRFKEIVDFLCEDPEVNREKCLQVKRALEDAIDGKRRFELIIEDPEGVSAIASHETIVEPMNIKNNTQTEKEMREDEN; this is translated from the coding sequence ATGGAGCAAAGGCTCCCTGAACCGGTAAAACTACACGAGGAGAAGACGAAATGTCCCGCATGCAACAAGGAGACACTTGAAGTACAAGTGTATCTGTACCAAGTACCGATAATCGGACCCGTAACGATGGCTGTAGGCAGATGCTCCAACTGTGGCTTCACGTTCCGCGACGTGAGAGTAGCCGAGCAGAAGTCTCCACAAATACTAAGACTCAAAGTGACAAAACCGGAGCATCTCAATGTGCTAGTTGTGAGAGCACCTTCAGCAACTGTCAAGATACGTGGCTTATCCGAAGAGGGCGATCTCGAGATGAAGCCCGGCCCTGTTGCCGACGGATTCATCACCACGGTAGAGGGCGTACTCCACCGTTTCAAGGAAATTGTTGACTTTCTATGCGAGGATCCCGAAGTGAATCGCGAAAAGTGCCTCCAAGTCAAAAGAGCGTTAGAAGATGCTATTGACGGCAAGAGGAGGTTCGAGCTTATAATTGAGGATCCAGAGGGCGTCAGCGCAATAGCGTCACACGAGACTATAGTAGAGCCCATGAACATAAAAAACAATACACAGACCGAGAAAGAGATGCGTGAAGATGAGAACTAG
- the hsp20 gene encoding archaeal heat shock protein Hsp20 gives MAWGRRYRSIFEWFDEVFRSIEEEIAALERELMELVRSGRAEVRGPYIYGFRIVIGPDGKPIIEEFGNIKRRYGRTEILEEREPLVDVFEDEDKITVIAELPGVDKDKIKVRIKDNKLIIRASNGQKYYKEVELPAKVKPETAKARYKNGVLEVVIEKEKPKKVVEEIEEGHEVKVE, from the coding sequence ATGGCTTGGGGTAGGAGATACCGTAGCATATTTGAGTGGTTTGACGAGGTGTTCCGTAGCATTGAGGAGGAGATAGCTGCCCTCGAGAGGGAGCTAATGGAGCTGGTGCGTAGTGGTCGTGCGGAGGTACGCGGCCCCTATATCTACGGCTTTAGGATAGTGATAGGGCCGGACGGGAAGCCGATAATCGAGGAGTTTGGCAACATCAAGAGAAGGTATGGGCGCACCGAGATACTAGAGGAGAGGGAGCCTCTTGTAGACGTCTTTGAAGATGAGGATAAGATAACAGTGATCGCAGAGCTGCCTGGCGTTGACAAGGATAAGATAAAGGTGCGTATTAAGGACAACAAACTCATCATAAGAGCCAGCAACGGGCAGAAGTACTACAAGGAGGTCGAGTTACCCGCCAAAGTTAAGCCTGAAACCGCAAAAGCACGCTACAAGAACGGCGTGCTAGAGGTTGTTATCGAGAAGGAGAAGCCAAAGAAAGTGGTAGAAGAGATTGAAGAAGGTCACGAGGTAAAGGTTGAGTAA
- a CDS encoding digeranylgeranylglycerophospholipid reductase, with product MTRECRFEVLIAGGGPAGTVAAYHLARMGFNVALFEIRGWDNVWGKPCGDAIGAHHFPNAGLPEPPSEVIHNKIDGVLIYSPSLETVYRVRGEGYIIDRRGLGRWLLREAERRGAQIFLESSVEAPIVENGRVAGLRVRLKSGEHLECRGNIVIEATGYSMVVKRGLPRDWPVAERLDMKDTNIAYREVQELSDEVEEPNYIRIYINQEIAPGGYWWLFPEGKNVINIGLGVQGGVGNPHPRQQFTQLYERGLAPPPRRVIEAGGAVVPTRRPADTLVGPGLLVIGDAGFTVNPVHGGGIGYAFYAARLAAEAYKEAHDKGCFSEECLWSLNTRYMKSLGAKQAALDIFRLFLQRLSNDDIEYGMSQRIMPESDVYFTSTTGELRLSVVEKAMIILRGLRRPSLLLKLKLVAEYMEKVRKLYHAYPEDPRKLAQWREQVKSLFNEFLVKISR from the coding sequence TTGACGCGAGAGTGTCGCTTTGAAGTTCTTATCGCTGGCGGTGGGCCCGCTGGCACAGTAGCCGCATACCATCTGGCAAGGATGGGATTCAATGTTGCACTTTTCGAGATACGTGGCTGGGATAACGTATGGGGTAAGCCCTGTGGAGACGCTATAGGCGCTCATCACTTCCCTAATGCGGGGCTCCCAGAGCCACCCTCTGAAGTCATACACAACAAGATTGATGGCGTCTTGATATATAGCCCGTCACTCGAAACCGTTTACCGTGTTCGAGGCGAGGGCTACATAATCGATAGGAGAGGCCTAGGCAGATGGTTGCTACGCGAGGCTGAGAGGAGAGGCGCGCAAATCTTCCTAGAGTCTAGCGTGGAGGCACCAATAGTCGAGAATGGTAGGGTTGCGGGCTTAAGAGTGAGGCTGAAGAGCGGGGAGCACCTGGAGTGCAGAGGCAACATCGTCATAGAGGCTACTGGTTATTCAATGGTCGTTAAGAGAGGGTTGCCCCGCGATTGGCCGGTTGCAGAGAGACTTGACATGAAGGACACCAACATAGCCTACCGTGAGGTTCAGGAGCTTAGTGATGAAGTTGAAGAGCCGAACTACATTCGAATATACATCAATCAAGAGATTGCACCAGGCGGTTACTGGTGGCTCTTCCCCGAGGGCAAAAACGTGATCAACATAGGACTTGGCGTGCAAGGAGGCGTTGGCAATCCACATCCACGTCAACAATTTACTCAACTCTATGAGCGAGGTCTTGCGCCACCCCCACGCCGTGTAATTGAAGCTGGAGGCGCCGTGGTGCCTACGAGGAGACCAGCAGATACACTTGTAGGCCCAGGTTTGCTCGTCATAGGCGATGCCGGGTTTACAGTAAATCCGGTGCATGGGGGAGGCATAGGTTATGCATTCTACGCTGCCAGGCTGGCTGCCGAGGCCTACAAGGAGGCTCATGATAAAGGCTGCTTCAGTGAAGAGTGTCTATGGAGTCTCAACACACGCTACATGAAGAGCCTCGGCGCGAAACAAGCCGCACTAGACATCTTCCGCCTCTTCCTACAAAGGCTTAGCAACGACGACATAGAGTATGGCATGTCACAACGTATTATGCCCGAGTCCGACGTCTACTTTACAAGCACGACTGGCGAGCTCCGGCTGAGCGTCGTAGAAAAAGCCATGATAATACTACGTGGATTGAGAAGACCGTCTCTACTACTCAAACTCAAGCTCGTAGCCGAGTATATGGAGAAGGTTAGGAAGCTCTACCATGCTTACCCAGAGGATCCGAGAAAACTGGCACAATGGAGAGAGCAAGTAAAGAGCTTGTTTAACGAGTTCCTCGTAAAGATCTCCAGGTAA
- a CDS encoding CBS domain-containing protein, whose product MRVKHEAPLINPDDKLADVLENIIGSRCRCGIVVSEDRIEGVINLMSIVRKIALEWIKGREPHETIERLYVRDVRYQPHIVFEEHVEPVSALMDMLTHGLDFVVKMDSDKYTVYTVLDALNDLVELLRGDHVGSVVSSQSWWVAYPDISVRDAFLQTSMLPTWRLIVIESDGSIRGIFSATDFLRAILRGERPYTEPISSFISTTTPKSVDYDEALVTAVKIMSLHNIYIMPVARGEKGFAGVVLAHDIGRLAAIRSLQSSSRELR is encoded by the coding sequence ATGAGGGTTAAGCACGAGGCACCTCTCATAAACCCAGATGATAAGCTCGCTGATGTACTCGAGAATATCATAGGTTCTCGTTGCCGCTGCGGGATAGTAGTGAGTGAGGACAGGATAGAAGGTGTCATCAACCTAATGTCCATTGTCAGAAAGATTGCACTCGAGTGGATTAAGGGTAGGGAACCACATGAGACCATAGAGAGGCTGTATGTACGAGATGTGCGCTATCAGCCACACATAGTATTCGAGGAGCATGTGGAGCCCGTAAGCGCTCTCATGGATATGCTGACTCACGGATTAGATTTCGTAGTTAAGATGGACAGTGACAAGTATACGGTTTACACGGTTCTAGATGCGCTTAACGATCTCGTAGAGCTATTGAGGGGCGACCATGTTGGGAGCGTCGTATCGAGCCAGAGTTGGTGGGTGGCTTATCCAGATATCAGTGTAAGAGACGCATTTCTCCAAACAAGTATGCTCCCAACATGGCGATTGATCGTTATCGAGAGCGACGGTAGCATACGTGGCATCTTCTCTGCAACAGACTTTCTAAGAGCTATACTCAGGGGTGAAAGACCATATACTGAGCCTATATCATCCTTCATCTCTACGACAACGCCAAAAAGCGTTGACTATGACGAGGCTTTGGTAACAGCAGTGAAGATAATGTCACTTCACAACATATACATCATGCCTGTTGCTAGGGGGGAGAAGGGATTTGCGGGTGTGGTTTTGGCACACGATATCGGCAGATTAGCGGCTATACGTTCGCTACAAAGCTCTTCTAGGGAGCTAAGGTGA
- a CDS encoding C2H2-type zinc finger protein, producing the protein MALQWEPQWEELVIEKWGVKLKVKKDKVTGMYACPICGISDSAIYFFSIEDLLRHMLTHARRERIETIRVSIEEGEEGAKLEEIGEES; encoded by the coding sequence ATGGCTCTTCAGTGGGAGCCCCAGTGGGAGGAGCTAGTTATTGAAAAGTGGGGTGTCAAGCTAAAAGTCAAGAAGGACAAAGTGACGGGTATGTATGCATGCCCCATTTGCGGCATAAGCGACTCAGCAATATACTTCTTCAGTATAGAGGACTTGCTGAGACATATGCTCACGCACGCTAGACGCGAACGTATAGAGACTATCCGTGTAAGCATCGAGGAGGGTGAAGAAGGCGCTAAGCTCGAGGAGATAGGGGAGGAGAGTTGA
- the glyA gene encoding serine hydroxymethyltransferase produces the protein MVSWDEILARLPSEVREVIETTRAHNRWRRETINLIASENVMSPLAEAAYLNDMMHRYAEGKPRKRYYQGLRYVDVVEELVMKYMGELLGGAFIEPRPVSGTIANATVFRALASCPSSEGRPKALIAPVQAGAHVSHTKFGTLGALCIEHIELPYDPDNLNVDVDKAVKMIEDVKPVFVVLGGSLYLFPHPVREIAEAAHSVGAKLVYDAAHVLGLIVGKRWRNPLDHGADIMTASTHKTFPGPQGGIIATRQEDLYKAVSRIVFPYFVSNHHLHRLPALAITALEMKYYGEAYADQVVRNAKALAEALAAEGFKVLGEHLGYTRSHQVAVDVREYGGGAKAAQLLEEANIIVNKNLLPYDPPDAIKNPSGLRLGVQEMTRWGMKEDDMREIARFMRRVVIDGEDPAKVRKEVVEFRRNFQKVHYAFDVDPTENGKLLLLY, from the coding sequence TTGGTCTCGTGGGATGAGATACTCGCACGCCTACCCTCAGAGGTGCGCGAGGTTATCGAAACCACAAGGGCACATAACCGTTGGAGACGTGAAACAATAAACCTGATTGCAAGTGAGAACGTGATGAGCCCCCTTGCAGAGGCAGCCTACCTCAACGATATGATGCACCGTTATGCTGAAGGTAAGCCCCGGAAGAGGTACTATCAAGGTCTACGCTACGTGGATGTCGTGGAAGAACTAGTGATGAAGTATATGGGCGAGCTTCTAGGCGGTGCGTTTATCGAGCCTCGGCCCGTGAGCGGCACAATCGCTAATGCTACAGTTTTCAGAGCACTCGCCTCATGCCCCTCTAGCGAGGGGCGTCCTAAGGCTCTGATAGCCCCGGTTCAGGCCGGCGCCCATGTAAGCCATACAAAGTTTGGTACACTTGGCGCCCTCTGCATAGAGCATATAGAGTTGCCCTACGACCCCGACAATCTCAACGTCGATGTTGACAAGGCTGTTAAGATGATAGAGGATGTTAAACCCGTCTTTGTCGTGCTCGGCGGCAGCCTCTACCTATTCCCGCACCCAGTCCGCGAGATAGCTGAGGCCGCACACTCTGTCGGTGCAAAACTCGTCTATGATGCTGCACACGTACTGGGACTCATAGTTGGCAAGAGGTGGAGGAACCCGCTGGATCACGGAGCCGATATAATGACCGCATCTACGCACAAGACGTTCCCAGGGCCGCAAGGAGGGATCATAGCTACGCGTCAAGAGGATCTCTACAAGGCCGTGTCGCGCATAGTGTTCCCGTATTTCGTGAGCAACCATCACCTTCACAGACTTCCAGCCCTCGCAATAACAGCGCTTGAAATGAAGTACTACGGCGAGGCTTATGCCGACCAAGTTGTGAGGAACGCCAAGGCACTAGCAGAAGCGCTGGCAGCGGAAGGATTCAAGGTACTCGGTGAGCATCTCGGATACACGCGCAGCCATCAAGTAGCTGTTGACGTAAGGGAGTATGGAGGTGGTGCTAAGGCTGCACAACTCCTCGAAGAAGCAAACATAATCGTGAATAAGAACCTCCTGCCGTACGACCCGCCAGATGCGATCAAGAACCCAAGCGGCCTGCGCCTAGGGGTCCAGGAGATGACTAGATGGGGCATGAAAGAGGATGATATGAGGGAAATTGCGCGATTCATGCGCAGAGTGGTTATCGACGGCGAAGATCCGGCAAAGGTTAGGAAAGAGGTTGTAGAGTTCCGCAGGAACTTCCAGAAGGTACACTATGCGTTCGACGTAGACCCTACCGAAAATGGTAAGCTATTACTACTCTATTGA
- a CDS encoding nicotinamide mononucleotide deamidase-related protein — protein MTHKPIAWIINFGNELLIGRIVNTNGSWLARELTIRGFDVRRIIVAPDEEVDAVEVLREAGSKAHVVVCTGGLGPTPDDRTAEFLAKATGRKLVINEEARRMVEEKYARLGLPLTESRLKMAMLPEGATPIPNPVGTAPGIHLVHEGTHYFCLPGVPREMEAMFKGYVAKVLEGIVKPPCLVEASVVVEGVPESSMAPHIKRVMRECPECYVKSHPQGDEISNPILDIRVLVYSDSCDKAENIARRAAEAIVEAARAEGGRISEVSVRRLRD, from the coding sequence TTGACACACAAACCGATTGCATGGATAATAAACTTCGGTAACGAGCTCCTTATCGGCAGGATAGTCAATACTAACGGTTCGTGGCTTGCAAGAGAGTTGACTATCAGGGGTTTCGATGTAAGGCGTATCATCGTAGCCCCGGATGAGGAGGTTGACGCGGTTGAGGTTCTAAGGGAGGCTGGGAGCAAGGCGCATGTGGTTGTGTGCACTGGGGGGCTTGGCCCTACACCAGATGACCGTACCGCCGAGTTTCTCGCGAAGGCGACGGGTAGAAAGCTTGTGATAAACGAGGAGGCTAGGAGGATGGTTGAGGAGAAGTACGCTAGACTAGGTTTGCCTCTTACAGAGAGTAGGTTGAAGATGGCTATGCTACCGGAAGGCGCTACTCCTATCCCTAACCCGGTGGGTACTGCACCAGGTATCCACCTTGTCCATGAGGGTACGCATTATTTCTGCCTACCTGGCGTACCTCGAGAAATGGAAGCTATGTTCAAGGGGTATGTTGCGAAAGTCCTGGAGGGTATAGTTAAACCTCCATGTTTAGTTGAAGCTAGTGTCGTCGTAGAAGGGGTGCCGGAATCGTCTATGGCACCGCACATCAAACGCGTCATGAGAGAGTGCCCGGAGTGCTATGTGAAGAGTCACCCACAAGGCGATGAGATATCAAATCCAATTCTGGACATACGTGTACTCGTGTATAGCGATTCGTGCGACAAAGCCGAGAATATAGCTAGACGCGCTGCTGAAGCTATCGTTGAGGCTGCTAGGGCTGAGGGGGGTCGTATCTCTGAGGTTAGCGTGCGTAGGCTACGAGATTAA